Below is a window of Desmonostoc muscorum LEGE 12446 DNA.
ACACGACAATTTCATCAATTGCTTAGCTTGCAACTGTTAAAACATATAGCGTTTCCTGACCTAATAAGGTAAACCTGTAGGGGCACGGCAGTGCCCATAGGTGTCAACTTAACGGGAAACCCTCGTCAAGACGTGATATTGAGTTCACTCACTGATCATCACTCAACGCGTTACCCCACCCTAACCCTCCCCTTGTAAAGGGGAGGGAACTAGATTCTTTTTTCCCCCCAATCCATCGGGGGGATTAAGGGGGGTAAAACGCCTGTGAGATACGCATTTCTTGCTTAAGTTGACACCTATGGGCAGTGCCGTGCCCCTACACCTCGTGATATCATGTTGTACCCCATCTGAATGGGAACCGCTATAAATTATCTTGGTGGGTAATACTGCGGATTCATAACTGGAGCTTGATAACTATTTGCAGGTAGAGTATTTGCCATACCATTGGGTACAGGACTAATAATCGGAGCTTGATAACCATTCATCGGTACGCTGCTTGTGGTACCGTTGGGTAAAACAGGATTGATAATCTGGGGTTGATAACCGTTGGTAGGTACAGTGCTTGTAGTACTGCTGGGTGCAACAGAATTTTGGCTAAACTCTTGGTAAGCAGCACGAGAAATTGAGCTAATCAGTTTTTCAGCGCGGGGGTCGTTATTGGGGCGTTGCACCATCACAGCAGCTACGTAGCGCTTACCAGTGGGAACAATAATTAAACCTGCATCTGCCAGCATTGTGCCAATATCACCTGTTTTGTGGTATACTCTAGCGCCTGTTCCCAAACCGGATGGGAGCAATGAGTCTCGCTGAGTGCGGCGCAAAATATCGAGCATTAAATCACGTGATGGCATACTGACTAAATTTCCCTGACTGACAATTGCCATCAAATTCCCTAGTTCTTTGGGGCTAGTGGTGTTTGTTCCTTCTAAATCTGGTAGTTGATTGCGAATGACTGTGGTTGTCAATCCCCAACTGCGGAAACGCTGGTTTAAAGCATCTATGCCTCCCAGTCGGGCAATTAGCATATTTGTGGCTGTGTTGTCGCTGATGGTAATCATTTTAGTGGCGACTTCCAGAGCAGCGTACTGGGTTCCAGCTGGTTTGTATTGCAGATTTCCCGAACCACCTGCCATCGCATCTTGCTGCATGGTCAGCATTTCATCAAGGCGAATTTTTCCCGCGTCCACATCCTGGAAGAAGGCAATTAGAATCGGTACTTTGATTGTGCTAGCCGCAGGAAAACTGGTAGAGGCATTGATATCTACATAATTACCAGTATCCAAATCTACTAAGAAAACTCCGGGTGTGAGATTTGGGTTGCTGGTGGCCAAATTTTGCACCGCATTTTTTAAGGGGATAATTTCCTGAGATAATAATAGGCTTGAAGATGCAACTGGGGCAGTAGGGGTGGGTTGCGGCTGCGATCGCGCCACATTACTATTACTAGATTGGGGCGCTGAATTTGTGGTGATGCGATTAGCCGGGTCTAATACTGACAATACAGTGCCTACAATTGCCCCCATGCCAACACCCACAATTAACAACCGCAGTACATATAATATGGTTTTGGCCATTGGCTTTAACCGCGTCTTCCGTGATGAACGCCTGCCGATTTTTGGCTTTTCCATCCGCACCGTTTTAACTGTTGCAACACCCGATCGCAAGGGAGGAATTTTTCTTTTCACAGTCGGTATCGGTTTGACTGCCGCTGGCATGACTAACTCCGATTTTACCCTGCGTGTACCCGCTGGGATTGGCACAGGACTGATGGAATTTTTTGGGCGTGCTAGCGCCCCTTGTTTGCCAGCAACAACTTGCTGCTGACTATTAGCTTTCACTTTCTTGGGTGCCACTTTTTGAACATTTTGTGGACGCTGGCGGCGGTTTAAGGGTTGACGCCGCGAGAAAGCTGTTAGTTCGTCACTTGACTCTGACACTGCTACTCCTTGTGACCCACTGGACTGTTTTCTTGCAGACTCCTGACCCAAAACTTAACCTTCAAGCAATATTAATGCTCAAATTCCACTTTGCCACTAAGTAGCATTTTTGTGTTTAGTTTAATATTAAATATTTTGGGGGGGGTGATTGCGTATATATTAAACGAATAATTACAAGTTTTCACTATCTCTTTGAGTTTTAAGTGCCCATTCTACCTGCCGCAAAATTCCTAGCAGCAGTGCTACTTCGCCAGTTTGCAGGCCAGCGCGATTATATAGTTGGCGGAATTTTTCCATACGACTAGGTGCAGTATGTGGATACAGATAACCAATTTTCAGTAGTAATGATTCTAATTGCTGGTAGTATGTTTCCACAAGGTCTAAAGGCGCGAGTTCAATTTGGGGCAAAGTTTGAGTCTCTGGTTGCTGGGTAGATTGTGACAATTCATAACAGCAGATTGCCACAGCAGTAGCTAAATTCAAGGATAGATAATTTTGATTTGTGGGAATAAAAATAAAGCGCTGAGCATAATTTAATTCTTCGTTGCTTAATCCCCGGTCTTCTCTGCCAAAAATCAAGGCTACGGGTTTTTCTGGTTCTTCCAGTAGCCAGGGTAGTGCTGTACGGGGGTTTTCTAAAGGTATTTCCCAACTGCGAACGCGACCGGTTGTAGCGATCGCCCTGACACATCCATGCAATGCTTCTGGTAAGGTGGCCACTACTACCGCAGATTCTAAAATTTCTTTGGCATGAACAGCCATCATCAAAGCTTCTGGCGACAGCGGATCGCATTGGGGATTCACTAATACTAAATTATGTAGCCCGAAATTTTTCATTACCCTGGCGATCGCACCAACGTTGATCGGCCCAGCTGGCTCTACCAACACAATTCTTAATCCAGCCAAGCTCATTTTTTGCCTCCGGCGATCGTACTTAAAAATACTTTTAGGCTAGTTGAAAGTATTCTTGAGATTATTTTAGCTGTGTAAGTAAACCCCTACGTCAAGTCTGAACAGTTATTCGCGCTTCTTTACTGGGCGCAATCTGTGCCGTTCAGCTAGTTGTTGAGATAGTTCCTCTGATACTTCTAGGGTAATTCTCGGCATGGTGGGCTTTGGTGCGGATTGCACGCACTGGAGGTTTACTATTACTAAATGATATATCTTGAAATTCTTCGTTACTCTGGCGATCGCCCCAGCATTGAAGGGACTAGCTGGCTCTAGCAACACAATTCTTAATCCAGCCAAGCTCATTTTTTGCCTTTGGCGAGCTTACAGCAATTTTCAGGTAATTAAACTATCTGACTTTTCCCGTTAAGTCTCTTTTGCAAGCTGCCAACCTTCACAAAGGTCATGCAATTTTAACCAGCCTCGCCACAGTACCTGGATACCAATTGGTGTTTTGCCTCGATGTTCTAGGTAGCCGCCAAGACGAGCGATCGCTTCGATAGCCCAATTAACTGTGAGGAGTTTAGTCGGTTTGAGAGACTTAGCTTTTAAAATCTTGAGTTTTGAAAGAGTTAGCGGCTAAATTCCCCAATCAAGCTATAGAAAAGACTTCTATGGGTGATGCTAGTATTGTCGTCTTGGGTTGGCATTATCACCAAAAGGGTTTTCATGTAGAGTTTCTGACTGATGATGACAAGCTAAAATCACAGGAACCACCGCCACCACAGACACCTACGCGTCGAAGCAGTCGCAAAAAAGAGTAAAAAAACCTTGAGCGATCGCCCCTTACCTCTAACATCACGTTATCATCGGATATTGTGGAATTTCCGTGCGTAACTCGATAGCATCTATGACTGCCTCTCACCCTGAAACTCCATCTACCAAGCCCGATGCAAGTACTTTTATTTCTGACCATCAACAGGTGGATCGCAGTAAACTAAGTCAAATGTACCTGCACTATGTCGAGACGAAGGATAAATATCCTCACGCGGTGTTGCTGTATCGAGTGGGAGATTTCTTTGAATGCTATTTCCAAGATGCCGTAAAATTAGCGCAAGAATTGGAATTAGTTCTGACTAGTAAGCAAGCTGGGGAACAGGGACGGGTGGCCATGTCCGGTGTTCCCCATCACGCTTGGGAACGCTACGCGACGATGCTGGTAGAAAAAGGCTATGCAGTGGTAATTTGCGACCAAGTGGAAGATGCAGCCGAAGCTACTGGGAGATTAGTACGGCGGGAAGTAACGCGCATCCTGACTCCTGGCACTTTGCTAGAAGAAGGAATGCTCAAATCAAGTCGCAATAATTACCTAGCAGCAGTAGTAATTGCCGCAAATCATTGGGGTTTAGCTTATGCAGACATCTCCACAGGGGAATTCCTCACCACTCAAGGCAGTGATTTAGAACATCTGACACAAGAATTAATGCGTTTGCAACCTTCGGAGGTGCTGGTTCCCACAAATGCACCGGATTTAGGTAGCTTGCTGCGTCCGGGAGAAACTTCGCCACATCTACCGGAGTGTTTGCCACCATCATTTTGTTATAGTTTGCGATCGCAAGTTCCCTTTTCCCAAGGTGAAGCTAGACCTAGATTATTGCAGAAATTTAAACTGCGATCGCTCGAAGGACTCGGTTGCGATCATCTTCCGCTGGCTGTTCGTGCCGCTGGTGGTCTTCTCGAATACCTGGAAGATACTCAAAAAGAACACCCAATCTTCCTCCAAAGACTCCGGACTTACACGGTTACTGACTATTTAATTGTAGATAATCAAACTCGTCGTAACCTGGAAATTACTCAAACTGTCCGCGATGGCACATTTCATGGTTCCCTACTCTGGGCATTGGATAGAACGAATACAGCAATGGGTGGGCGTGCTCTGCGGCGGTGGTTATTACAACCACTAATCGATATTAAAGGCATTCGGGCGCGACAAGATACCATCGAAGAGTTGATGGAAAATACACCCCTACGTCAGGATTTGCGACAGTTGTTGCGGCAAATTTATGACTTGGAACGGCTGACGGGAAGGGCGGGTTCTGGTAGTGCTAATGCCAGAGATTTAGCAGCATTGGCAGATTCCCTTTCACGCTTACCGGAATTATCCCACTTAGTTACTGATGCCCGTTCTCCATTTTTGAAAGCTTTACAAAAAGTGCCGTCGATTTTGTCAGAATTGGCAGAAAAATTACACACCCATCTTGTAGAGTCACCACCAATACATATAAAAGAAGGCGGATTGATTCGTCCTGGGGTGAATTCCCTGTTAGATGACAGGAAAGCGACTGTAAAAGCAGACGAACAATGGATTGCTAATTTAGAAGTTGACGAAAGAGCGAAGACGGGAATTCCCACATTAAAGGTAGGATTTAACAAAACCTTTGGTTACTATATCAGTATTTCCCGCGCCAAAGCCGATCAAGTACCCGCCAATTACATCCGCAAGCAAACCCTGACCAATGAGGAACGCTACATCACCCCAGATTTGAAGGAACGGGAAGCGCGAATTCTCACCGCGCGGGATGATTTAAATCAATTGGAATATGAGATTTTTACGGCATTGCGGGAAGAAGTTGCAGAACAGGCGGAAGTAATTCGCAATCTTTCCCGCGCAGTGGCGGCGGCGGATGTGTTGTGTGCTTTAGCTGAATTGGCGGTGCAGCAAGGTTACTGTCGTCCAGAAATGTTGTCAGGAAGAGAAATTAACATTGTTGATGGTCGTCACCCAGTGGTAGAACAGTCTTTACCTGCGGGGTTCTTTGTGCCGAATTCGACACAATTAGGGAGTAGGGAATTGGGAGTAGGGAGTAGTGAAGAAGAAATTTCCCTACTCCCCACTCCCCACTCCCCATTCCCCGATTTAATTATCCTCACCGGACCAAACGCCAGCGGCAAAAGTTGTTATTTGCGTCAGGTGGGATTGATTCAGTTAATGGCGCAAATTGGTAGTTTTGTACCAGCTAGATTTGCCAGATTGGGAATATGCGATCGCATTTTTACTCGTGTTGGTGCAGTGGACGATCTGGCAACTGGTCAATCTACATTTATGGTGGAAATGAATGAAACCGCAAATATTCTCAATCATGCCACATCTAGGTCGCTGGTATTGTTAGATGAAATTGGCCGGGGGACAGCAACATTTGATGGTCTTTCTATTGCTTGGGCGGTGGCAGAATATATCGCAATGGAAATTCGGGCGCGAACGATTTTTGCCACTCATTACCATGAGTTAAATGAACTAGCCAGCATTTTGCCGAATGTGGCTAACTATCAAGTGACAGTTAAAGAATTACCCGACCAAATTATCTTTTTGCACCAAGTCCAACCAGGAGGCGCAGATAAGTCTTACGGAATTGAAGCGGGAAGATTGGCGGGTTTACCGGCGGTAGTGATTCAACGAGCAAAACAAGTCATGGGGCAAATTGAGAAACACAGTAAAATTGCGATGGGGTTGCAAAATTTGGATATCGATTGATGTTGGTTGCCAAATTATTTGTCCGTGTTGACAGATTAATTGGCATAATTCTTTGAAAATACCAGTCGGGTGCTTGCCCTTTTGTCGCCAAGTTTCAAACTCAGGATGTTCGGCTACCTGAATCAATAGTTCATTAATCACTGGCGTATTTAACTCCTGCCATCAACTTTGGAAGTTGATGACGTAATGGCTCAGAAGCTACAAGACGATACTGAATAGTGATATCGAATTCGGTAATACCTGTTTTCTGCTAGAGTCTTGGTCAAACAATTAGGTCAAGAATCTTTGGTTGTGTTGGATGTATACAAAGCTACACTTGGAATGCGATCACTTTTTTTCAAGACTTCTTCTATATTAATTATAATAGTACATATGACCTATAAAACTCTACTCATTACCATTAGATGGTTCTTTGGGAATTTTCTAGATATTAAGAAGTGAGTGAATAGAGATTCCCATTATAAAATAGTAGCCTTACTCCTAAATGAATGGAGGTAGTTAACGAGAACTCTTAGGCTTCCCTAAGTAGGAAGGGAGACAGAATTATGAATAAATCATCCATTTTAGATTGGAGAGAACAACTTGGACTTAGTGAAAGACGACCACCAGAATTCTTTGATAGCCTTGAAGAAATCAATGCAGGTCATCAGTCTCCTCCACAGGCACACGCCATGCGTAGGGCATGGAAAGATTTAGAACTTGACGGCATTTTATGTATCAATAATGCGCCCTATATCTATTTCAAAGAAGTTTCTGGTATAGATTCTGACCAAATGCGTGAATTACATCGCCAGATTTGGAATCAGGGTATTGCCCCATTACTTGTAGTTGTTAGTCCCACTGAAGTTCAAGTTTATTCCGGTCTTGCGCTTCCTGCCAAAGAGGAACAAGATGTTTCCCAACAAAACCGTCTTGTTCAAATATTAAATCGGGTATCTGATGAAATTGAACTCAGGCAATTTATCAGAGCAGTAGAACTAGGTGAGTTATTTAGGGAAAAACCAAAATCTTTTAACCCAGATTTGCGTGTTGACCGCTATCTTCTCAAAAATCTTGCAGCAGCACGTCGTAGTTTATTGGAAGAAGAACCTGATCATACTCTAGATATCAGGACTGTTAATGCTTTGCTATGGCGTACAATATTTACCTGTTATCTAGTTGATAGAAAAATTATTGATTTTTCTTATTTTGACAAAATAAATGCAACAGATTGTCACAGACTAATTGACCTTTTGGAAAAAAACGAACCTAGTCAAGCTAAGCAACTTTTATATGCTTTATTTCAACAACTTAAATCAGACTTTAATGGCGACTTGTTTGATGTTGATCTTCAAGCAGAAAATAAACTCATTAAAGATGGACATATCAATATATTAAAAAAGTTTCTTCGTGGTGATGACGTAAGTAGTGGTCAACTTTCACTGGGGTTTTGGGCTTATGATTTTAGTGTTATTCCTATTGAAACCATAAGTAGTATTTATGAACACTTTCTGGAAACACAAGAAAAGCGGGAAAGTGGCATATACTACACACCAAGATTTTTAGCTGAGATAGTTCTTGATACAGCATTAGATGGATGGACTTCCTTATTAGAAAAGCGTTTTCTTGACCCAGCTTGCGGTTCAGGTATATTCCTAGTAGCGATTTTTAACCGATTAGCTGAAGAATGGCGTATCAAGCACATAAATATTAGCAATAACAATGATGAACTTGCAGCAGCCTTAATTAATATTCTCCAGAAAAATATTTTCGGCATAGATGCAGATTCTAGTGAAACGGCTTGTCGTATTGCAGCATTTAGTTTATATCTTGCTTTTTTAGATCAGCTTGAGCCTAGAGATATTCAGAAACTTCAACAACAGGAAAATGCACTCCCAAAACTAGTAGGTCATAACCTTATTTGCAAAGATTTTTTTGAACGAGATTTGCCGATATCTGCCAATAAATTTGATTTGATAGTAGGTAATCCACCCTGGGCAAAAGTGACAGGAAAACAAAAAAATCTTATGGAGAAGTGGTGTAAACAAGAAAACCATACAATTGCCCAAAGACAGTTAGCTTGTGGGTTTGTGTGGAAGGCTCTGCAACACTTACGGGATGAAGGACGTATTTGCTTTTTACTTCCAGCAGGAGTTTTATTTAACCACCAAGATAAAGCACTAGATTTTCAAAATGAGTGGTTATCAACATATACAATTGAGCAGGTAATTAACCTGTCCGATATGAGATTTTACCTGTTTGATGGTGCCGATCGTCCTACACTTATTGTCAGATATCGGAAAGAAAAACCTGATATAAAAACTAGCAGTATTGAGTACATAACTCCTAAAACCGAATTGGAAAGTATTAGGGCTGAAATTCTATCTATTTCCCCAGAAGATCAAAAGAAAATTAGACTTAGAGAAGTGTTATATGACCTCAGTAATGCTGAACCTGCGCTAGTTTGGAAACAATCCTTTTGGGGAACGCCCAGAGACAGAAAATTTTTGGAAAGATTATCTGCACTACCACGACTAGATCGTTTAGTAGACACATTAAAAATAGCGGAGAGCAAGAGAACAAAGCGATGGTTGATGAGTCGAGGTTTTGAACCAGAGGGGGCCAGTGATAATCCTAATAATGTTATATTATCGCCTTGGTCTCCGAAAATATTATTCTTAGCCGCACGAAGTAACAATATTGATTTGGTTATCTTAGAATCTGATTGTACTCCTATTGGGAATCGCTTTCAAAGGCTTCGCAGACTTCCAAATCAAAAAATATTTACTGCTCCACTTGTAATTGTAAGTAAAAGCTTGAAAGTAGCTTTTGCTGAGTTTGATGTAGTTTTCCAAGATGCACTTCGAGGTATTCACGGTAAACCAGAGGATACCGAAGTTTTTATGTTCTTGGCTCTTGCTTTAAACTCTGTTTTGGCAAAGTATTTCTTATTTCATACAGCATCTACTTGGGGAATTGAGCGCGGTGATATACGTGTATCAGAACTGCTTAAATTCCCATTTGTCTTGCCAGAAATGACTCAAAATCCTTCAAGATCAAGAAAAATTGTTCAAGAAGTTGCAGAAAAAATTAGAAATCTAAAAAACCAGATTAATCAAAACTTTTTGATAAATCGTCAGCAGATAGTACAAAATGAGAAAGACGAATTACTTAAATATGTTTATGAATATTATGATATTGATGAATATGAACAAATATTAATCAATGACACTATAAATATTTCCATACCAAGCATTCAGCCCAATCGAAGTACTTGGCCTATTCCTACATTGGTTAGGAGCGAACCACAAGAACGCAAAGAATATCTGAAGCTTTTATGTGATGTACTTAATACTTGGGCGCGTAAAGGTCAGTATACTATAATCGGCAACGTTATACGTTCTCTTAAGATGGGTGCAGCAATAATTGTTTTAGACAGAAAAATTAATGTAGAGCAAAGCTGGGTAGATATTGAGCAGGAGTCAACACAGGAATTAGATACTATTCTCAGGCGAATTATTCGTCTTTTACCACATCAGCAAGGAAGCATTAGTTTTTTGCGAAATCTCAAAGTTTTTGACCAAGACAAGCTGTATATTTTTAAACCGTTAGCTCGTCGCTTCTGGACTAAGACTTCTGCCTTGAACGATGCAGACGAAATAGCAGCAGCAATCCTCAGTAGCAACTATAAGGAAAGCTGATGGTAATAGTTGGCAATAGTAGTTTTTGGGCAGATACTTTTCCTGATTATCTTATTCCAGATATTTTGGATTTGGTATTGTCTGCATGGGAAGTTTTTAGTAAACCTAAAATTGATGATCACGAAGTACCTATAACTAAGCGTTTTAGAACTACTCTGATACAGCAAAAGAATTTGGTAAAATTACCCGTAATAATTGACCGTGAAATCCCAGAGGATGACTTAGAATCTGGAACCGAAAAAGGACGTATTGATCTGCGTTTTACGTATGGATATCGGGAAGATGTATATTTTTCTTTTGAATGTAAGCGACTTAATGTAATTTCCAAAGATGGAAAACGCAAATCTCTAGCCCAAGATTATGTAGTAGATGGAATGATGAGATACATCACATCACAGTATGCTTCTGGGCTTCTCTGCGGAGGGATGATTGGTTACATTATGAATAGTGATTCAAAAACCGCCATCAAAGCAGTAGATGGTCAAGTAGAAATTCGGTGTAAAGAACTGCGAATCAGTCCGCCAAGCGGTTTATGTCAATCTTCTCTCAAACAAAATCACCCGCAAATTAAAGAAACTACACACATACTACTTCGCCAGTTTGTCATCCATCATGTGTTTCTGCCACTATGAATTAACGATGTGCTTAGTTGAAAAACAAGGCGATGAATGAGTTATTCAGGAATATTTAGCTGGCGCGATCGCACCCCTAGAGCGTTTATCTACCTGGAGACTGGGTTTGAGTATATTTACTAGGCGCACGTCAGTTTTATGGTGGTTACCGCATTCCACCTTGAAAAGGCTAGCCCTACGCTTTCAATCAATATTTTGCACCGAAGATATTTAACTTGTAAAAAATAATGGGCAAAATAAGTACCTGGGCAAGCTAAATCTATACTTAACATGAAAGCGATCGCTTTGCTTTTATCTATTGGTGTTGTTGGTGTTTTTACTATTTTTGGTGTTAATTCACGTGGATCTTTGGGCACTAACCAAAACACCCTTCAGGAAATCTCAAGTAATCAACAGACTATAAGTCATGTAACAGCTTTGGGGCGTTTGGAACCCGAAGGAGATATCATTCACCTATCTGCTCCAGCATCTAACCAGCGTTTGGCACAACTGCGCGTCAAAGAAGGCGATCGCGTTAAAGTCGGCCAAGTCATAGCGATTATGGACAACTTTAACCAGTATCGAGCCATTGTGGAAAATGCTAGAGCCAAAGTCATTGTGGGGCGATCGCGTTTAGCTCAAGTCCTGGCTGGTGAAGAGTTTGGCCAAATTGAAGCCCAACGCCAGAAAGTTGCAGAAATGGAAGCTCAGTTATTTGAGGGCATAAAGGTTCAGAAAACAGTTATTGCCCGTCAGCAAGTAGAAGTACGCAAAGCCGAAAATGATTATCAACGGTATAAAGCTCTCTCGCAAGAAGGGGCTGTTTCCGCAGCGGACACAGAAACCAAACGTTTGCAAGTAGAGATTGAGAAACAAAAATTACAGGAAGCAACAGCAAACCTCAGCCAACAAATTAGTACAGGCTCAGAACGTGTTAAAGAGTCTCAAGCAACTCTGCAAAGTGTCAAGCATGTGAACCCAACGGATATTCTCGTAGCTAAAGCAGAGTTAAATGAGTCGTTGTCTCAATTACGAAAAGCAAAAGTTGACATGGAATCTACCTATGTGCAAGCACCAGTAGCAGGGCAAATCTTAAGTGTCAACGCCAAAGTCGGTGAAGTTGTTGGTAGTAGCGGTATTGTTGACATTGGTCAGACACAACAGATGTATGTGATGGCTGAAGTTTACGAAAGCGATATTCAATATATTAAGGTAAATCAGCCAGCAATCATTGTCAGCGAGTATGGAGGATTCACAGGGGAAATTAAAGGAATTGTCGATCGCATTGGATTGCAAATTGACAAACCGGGAATTGTAAATGATGACCCCTCTGCCAGAGCAGATGTCAGAATTGTGAAAGTGAAAATTCGTCTCCATCCCAATGACAGCGATCGAGTGAGAACTTTAAATAAGCTACAGGTAAGAGCATCAATTCAAATTCGTTAAACCAATTGGCAAGAGAAGCTAAGAGAGGAGGACAAGGATTCATGAGTCGATAGAGCAAGAATGGACTCTCCTCTCTACTTACCTCGAAACACAAAATTATGTTGAACTCACAATTCATTCTTGGCAAGCGGCAGCGCGAATCTACTATGACTGACGCCGCTAAGGGCTTAGTGTTCGCAGTCCAATAGATTGCTGTATTGCTCAAGCAGCATTGGAAAATAATTTACTTTTGATTCACAACGATCGCGACTTTGAAACCATTGCCCAAGTGCGATCGCTCCAAAACCTCCGCTTTCAACCTTGAGTCTTTCCTGGAAAACATCGATAGTCAAAAATTCATCAATCGTTGACGAAGTACAGAAGCAACAGTTTCCTGATTTGTATTCGATTTGAAAATCAAACTACAGAAACTTTCTCGATCGATTATCATCATTTCCACCTCACTAAGTCCGGCTCGAACTGTAAAGGGATAATTTTCTCCATTAACTAACTGTGCATTACCAAAGTATTCCCCTGATTGGAGAGTACACGATGTGAATTCATCATGGCGATCGCCAACCAATGCTTCAACTTCTCCTTCTAATATTAAGTAGAATTTATCGGCTACTTCACCTTGTTGAACGATGATAGAATTAGCTCCATATCTAATTACCTTTGCTTGGGTGGCAACTGCGACAATCTCGGATGGATCGACGTTGGGTAATGCATTTGAGAGATGAATTGTCATTACACGTTGATGCAAGCGGCGCACAATGTCAGCTTTTGTTAATTCAGAATTGCTAAGGAAAAGCCGGAAAAGTTCTTCCTCAATCACCATCACTTTGACTTCTGAATTTCTAGTAACGCGTACTGTTGCTGTCCGTTTCCCGTCTCGAAGCAAACCCACTTCGCCAAAATAATCCCCACGACTGAGATGATTTAAAAGACGAGGCAGTTCATCAGGAAATTCTTGGAGAATTTCGACTTCACCTTCTAGAAGAATATAAAATTTAGTGGCTGGCTCACCTTGGCGAACAATTACTTCCTCTGATTGGTAAGTCAAAACGATTGGTTTAGTGGCTACTTTTTCTAGCAAGGCTTCATCAAAACCAGGTAATACCAGCGAAAGTTCTTGATTTAAAGCTAAACCCAATTTGCCATCTTCAACATTAACAATTCGATCTGCCAAATCAAGTATGCGATTATCATGAGTAACCATGAGAACAGCACTATTATGTTCTTTGGCTAAACGATGCATTAACGCCACTACATTCCGTCCTGCTGTCTTATCCAGAGATGCTGTAGGTTCATCGGCAAGTACTAACTTGGGTTGAGTTACCAAAGCACTGGCTATGGCCACTCGTTGCTTCTGTCCCCCAGAAAGATTTCCTGGATAGGCGTTGAGCTTATCAGCTAATCCAACAGCCTCCAATATAGATGCTGTTTTTGCACGGGCTTCTTTAGGTGAGAAATTTGGTTGCAATTCCAATGACATCTGAATATTCTGCTGGACTGTTAAGAAATCCAACAAATTACTTGATTG
It encodes the following:
- a CDS encoding HsdM family class I SAM-dependent methyltransferase, translated to MNKSSILDWREQLGLSERRPPEFFDSLEEINAGHQSPPQAHAMRRAWKDLELDGILCINNAPYIYFKEVSGIDSDQMRELHRQIWNQGIAPLLVVVSPTEVQVYSGLALPAKEEQDVSQQNRLVQILNRVSDEIELRQFIRAVELGELFREKPKSFNPDLRVDRYLLKNLAAARRSLLEEEPDHTLDIRTVNALLWRTIFTCYLVDRKIIDFSYFDKINATDCHRLIDLLEKNEPSQAKQLLYALFQQLKSDFNGDLFDVDLQAENKLIKDGHINILKKFLRGDDVSSGQLSLGFWAYDFSVIPIETISSIYEHFLETQEKRESGIYYTPRFLAEIVLDTALDGWTSLLEKRFLDPACGSGIFLVAIFNRLAEEWRIKHINISNNNDELAAALINILQKNIFGIDADSSETACRIAAFSLYLAFLDQLEPRDIQKLQQQENALPKLVGHNLICKDFFERDLPISANKFDLIVGNPPWAKVTGKQKNLMEKWCKQENHTIAQRQLACGFVWKALQHLRDEGRICFLLPAGVLFNHQDKALDFQNEWLSTYTIEQVINLSDMRFYLFDGADRPTLIVRYRKEKPDIKTSSIEYITPKTELESIRAEILSISPEDQKKIRLREVLYDLSNAEPALVWKQSFWGTPRDRKFLERLSALPRLDRLVDTLKIAESKRTKRWLMSRGFEPEGASDNPNNVILSPWSPKILFLAARSNNIDLVILESDCTPIGNRFQRLRRLPNQKIFTAPLVIVSKSLKVAFAEFDVVFQDALRGIHGKPEDTEVFMFLALALNSVLAKYFLFHTASTWGIERGDIRVSELLKFPFVLPEMTQNPSRSRKIVQEVAEKIRNLKNQINQNFLINRQQIVQNEKDELLKYVYEYYDIDEYEQILINDTINISIPSIQPNRSTWPIPTLVRSEPQERKEYLKLLCDVLNTWARKGQYTIIGNVIRSLKMGAAIIVLDRKINVEQSWVDIEQESTQELDTILRRIIRLLPHQQGSISFLRNLKVFDQDKLYIFKPLARRFWTKTSALNDADEIAAAILSSNYKES
- a CDS encoding HlyD family efflux transporter periplasmic adaptor subunit, whose amino-acid sequence is MKAIALLLSIGVVGVFTIFGVNSRGSLGTNQNTLQEISSNQQTISHVTALGRLEPEGDIIHLSAPASNQRLAQLRVKEGDRVKVGQVIAIMDNFNQYRAIVENARAKVIVGRSRLAQVLAGEEFGQIEAQRQKVAEMEAQLFEGIKVQKTVIARQQVEVRKAENDYQRYKALSQEGAVSAADTETKRLQVEIEKQKLQEATANLSQQISTGSERVKESQATLQSVKHVNPTDILVAKAELNESLSQLRKAKVDMESTYVQAPVAGQILSVNAKVGEVVGSSGIVDIGQTQQMYVMAEVYESDIQYIKVNQPAIIVSEYGGFTGEIKGIVDRIGLQIDKPGIVNDDPSARADVRIVKVKIRLHPNDSDRVRTLNKLQVRASIQIR
- a CDS encoding cyclic nucleotide-binding domain-containing protein, producing MTNSQTIISIENLNYFFGEGELQKQVLSDINLEVKAKEFVILTGPSGSGKSTLLSLIGCLRSVKKGSLKILGQELNGSNREQLVQMRRNFGYITQSSNLLDFLTVQQNIQMSLELQPNFSPKEARAKTASILEAVGLADKLNAYPGNLSGGQKQRVAIASALVTQPKLVLADEPTASLDKTAGRNVVALMHRLAKEHNSAVLMVTHDNRILDLADRIVNVEDGKLGLALNQELSLVLPGFDEALLEKVATKPIVLTYQSEEVIVRQGEPATKFYILLEGEVEILQEFPDELPRLLNHLSRGDYFGEVGLLRDGKRTATVRVTRNSEVKVMVIEEELFRLFLSNSELTKADIVRRLHQRVMTIHLSNALPNVDPSEIVAVATQAKVIRYGANSIIVQQGEVADKFYLILEGEVEALVGDRHDEFTSCTLQSGEYFGNAQLVNGENYPFTVRAGLSEVEMMIIDRESFCSLIFKSNTNQETVASVLRQRLMNF